The following coding sequences are from one Vulgatibacter sp. window:
- a CDS encoding DoxX family protein: MERTIAGRSGSPAALLLHPGDDSLPHSIALLLLRVVAGGAMMLHGAPKIVAPTSWMGESAVPGLLQLLAAVAEFAGGLAWMLGLLTPVAAAGVVVTMATGILIGHVAVGDPLIRLTVTGDPSGSGAPWGGLPVWLVRADGRGAPGSGSSELALLYLGIGVILACVGAGRFSLDRVLTRRRSER; this comes from the coding sequence ATGGAACGAACGATCGCCGGACGCTCCGGCTCCCCCGCTGCCCTCCTCCTCCACCCTGGCGACGACAGCCTCCCGCACTCGATCGCCCTGCTCCTGCTGCGGGTGGTCGCCGGCGGCGCGATGATGCTGCACGGCGCCCCCAAGATCGTGGCGCCGACGAGCTGGATGGGCGAGAGCGCGGTACCGGGCCTGCTCCAGCTCCTGGCCGCAGTCGCCGAGTTCGCCGGGGGGCTCGCCTGGATGCTCGGCCTGCTGACGCCGGTGGCCGCAGCAGGCGTCGTCGTGACCATGGCGACCGGCATCCTGATCGGCCACGTGGCCGTGGGCGACCCGCTCATCCGGCTCACCGTCACGGGCGATCCGTCCGGCAGCGGCGCGCCGTGGGGCGGGCTCCCGGTCTGGCTGGTCCGCGCCGACGGCAGGGGCGCGCCTGGCTCCGGCTCGTCCGAGCTGGCGCTGCTCTACCTCGGCATCGGGGTGATCCTCGCCTGCGTCGGCGCGGGCCGCTTCTCCCTCGACCGCGTGCTCACGCGGCGGCGAAGCGAACGTTGA
- a CDS encoding TetR/AcrR family transcriptional regulator, with translation MALERALELFWTQGYEATSLADLTRAMEIAPPSLYAAFGNKEQLFLEAVARYVERYGGFTERALAEEPTARGAIERILHEAAAEYTVPGRPPGCFVFSGATNCSAAAAEVEEALRRMRRASEAVIRRRLERAAAEGELPPGADAASLAGFVATVMEGMSQQARDGAGRAHLQAIAGAAMAAWPAPRTRRARPPRR, from the coding sequence GTGGCGCTGGAGCGGGCGCTCGAGCTCTTCTGGACCCAGGGCTACGAGGCGACCTCGCTCGCGGATCTCACCCGCGCCATGGAGATCGCGCCGCCGAGCCTCTACGCGGCGTTCGGCAACAAGGAGCAGCTCTTTCTCGAGGCCGTCGCCCGCTACGTCGAGCGCTACGGTGGATTCACGGAGCGGGCGCTCGCCGAGGAGCCGACGGCGCGGGGCGCGATCGAGCGCATCCTGCACGAGGCCGCTGCCGAATACACCGTGCCCGGCCGCCCGCCGGGCTGCTTCGTATTTTCGGGCGCGACCAATTGTTCCGCCGCCGCCGCGGAGGTGGAGGAGGCGCTCCGGCGCATGCGCAGGGCGAGCGAGGCCGTGATCCGGCGCCGCCTCGAACGCGCCGCTGCGGAGGGCGAGCTGCCGCCGGGGGCGGACGCAGCGTCGTTGGCGGGATTCGTCGCCACGGTGATGGAGGGCATGTCCCAGCAGGCCCGGGACGGCGCCGGGCGCGCGCACCTGCAGGCGATCGCCGGGGCGGCGATGGCGGCGTGGCCGGCGCCGCGAACACGCCGCGCGCGCCCGCCGCGGCGCTGA
- the accC gene encoding acetyl-CoA carboxylase biotin carboxylase subunit produces MFRKILVANRGEIAVRVMRTCREMGIRTVAVYSDADRGALHVRTADEAVRLGPAPSRESYLRIDKILEAAKATGAEAIHPGYGFLSERAEFVRECQKAGIVFIGPPAEAMDAMGEKTQARRRMIEAGVPVVPGMAEPENDIGKARAFAENVGFPVMIKAAAGGGGKGMRRVDSLQEFEAAFGGAQREAANAFGDDRVYIEKFLEKPRHVEIQIFADSHGNAVHLFERECSVQRRHQKVIEETPSPIVDEQMRREMGEVAVRAAKAVNYLGAGTCEFLVDAHRNFYFLEMNTRLQVEHPVTELRTGLDLVKWQLEVAAGGKLPLAQDEIPSSGHAIEARINAEDPNKNFMPSPGKITYMRLPGGPGTRIDGGVYPGYTVPMTYDSMIAKLIVWAPTRDEAIDRLKRALSDYVVKGITTNIGYLRQIIEHPEFRSGDYDTTFLARRAEELKSEPSEQMAKVALMASAIHQFQLDQARSRKLQDRAQGAQASHSRWAEMGRMRALGRGGVR; encoded by the coding sequence GTGTTCCGCAAGATCCTCGTGGCCAACCGCGGCGAGATCGCCGTGCGTGTGATGCGGACCTGCCGGGAAATGGGCATCCGCACGGTCGCGGTCTACTCCGATGCAGATCGGGGCGCCCTCCACGTGCGCACCGCCGACGAGGCGGTCCGGCTCGGCCCTGCTCCCTCGCGGGAGAGCTACCTGCGGATCGACAAGATCCTCGAGGCGGCGAAGGCCACCGGCGCCGAGGCGATCCACCCGGGCTACGGCTTCCTCTCCGAGCGCGCCGAGTTCGTCCGCGAGTGCCAGAAGGCGGGCATCGTCTTCATCGGCCCGCCCGCAGAGGCGATGGACGCCATGGGCGAGAAGACCCAGGCCCGCCGCCGGATGATCGAGGCGGGCGTGCCCGTGGTGCCGGGCATGGCCGAGCCGGAGAACGACATCGGGAAGGCCCGCGCCTTCGCCGAGAACGTCGGCTTTCCGGTGATGATCAAGGCTGCAGCCGGTGGCGGCGGCAAGGGCATGCGCCGGGTCGACTCGCTCCAGGAGTTCGAGGCGGCCTTCGGCGGCGCCCAGCGCGAGGCCGCCAACGCCTTCGGCGACGACCGGGTCTACATCGAGAAATTCCTCGAGAAGCCGCGGCACGTCGAGATCCAGATCTTCGCCGATTCCCACGGAAACGCGGTCCATCTCTTCGAGCGCGAGTGCTCGGTGCAGCGCCGCCACCAGAAGGTGATCGAGGAGACCCCCTCGCCCATCGTCGACGAGCAGATGCGCCGGGAGATGGGCGAGGTCGCCGTCCGCGCCGCCAAGGCGGTGAACTACCTCGGCGCCGGCACCTGCGAGTTCCTCGTGGACGCCCACCGGAACTTCTACTTCCTCGAGATGAACACCCGCCTGCAGGTGGAGCATCCGGTCACCGAGCTGCGCACCGGCCTCGATCTGGTGAAGTGGCAGCTCGAGGTGGCGGCAGGCGGCAAGCTGCCCCTGGCCCAGGACGAGATCCCCTCGAGCGGCCACGCGATCGAGGCGCGGATCAACGCCGAGGATCCCAACAAGAACTTCATGCCGAGCCCCGGCAAGATCACCTACATGCGCCTGCCCGGCGGTCCCGGCACCCGGATCGACGGGGGCGTCTACCCCGGCTACACGGTGCCGATGACCTACGACTCGATGATCGCCAAGCTGATCGTCTGGGCGCCGACCCGCGACGAGGCGATCGATCGGCTCAAGCGGGCGCTCTCCGACTACGTGGTGAAGGGGATCACCACCAACATCGGCTATCTGCGCCAGATCATCGAGCACCCCGAGTTCCGGAGCGGTGATTACGACACCACCTTCCTCGCCCGCCGCGCGGAGGAGCTCAAGAGCGAGCCCTCCGAGCAGATGGCGAAGGTGGCGCTGATGGCCTCTGCCATCCACCAGTTCCAGCTCGATCAGGCTCGTTCCCGGAAGCTGCAGGATCGCGCGCAGGGCGCGCAGGCGTCCCACTCGCGCTGGGCCGAGATGGGCCGGATGCGCGCGCTCGGTCGCGGAGGTGTGCGGTGA
- a CDS encoding biotin/lipoyl-containing protein, with the protein MKYQATLSKQAHEIEVKEKGEGIYEVLLDGEKHLVDALQLDHGAVSLIVDHASYSVEFEDSADGLVNVLVRDQVFPVEVLDERRLRMRAAGGRFAVEGPQTVVAPMPGKVVKILCKVGDEVKEGQGLVVVEAMKMENELASPKDGVIKEIVAVENTSVESGAKLVVVE; encoded by the coding sequence GTGAAGTACCAGGCTACGCTGTCGAAGCAGGCCCACGAGATCGAGGTGAAGGAGAAGGGCGAGGGGATCTACGAGGTCCTCCTCGACGGCGAGAAGCACCTCGTCGACGCCCTCCAGCTCGACCACGGCGCGGTGAGCCTGATCGTCGATCATGCCTCCTATTCGGTGGAGTTCGAGGACAGCGCCGACGGCCTGGTCAACGTGCTCGTCCGCGACCAGGTCTTCCCCGTCGAGGTCCTCGACGAGCGGCGCCTGCGGATGCGCGCAGCGGGCGGGCGCTTCGCCGTGGAGGGCCCCCAGACCGTCGTCGCCCCGATGCCGGGCAAGGTGGTCAAGATCCTCTGCAAGGTCGGCGACGAGGTCAAGGAAGGCCAGGGCCTGGTGGTCGTCGAGGCGATGAAGATGGAGAACGAGCTCGCGAGCCCGAAGGACGGCGTGATCAAGGAGATCGTCGCGGTCGAGAACACCTCGGTGGAGTCGGGCGCCAAGCTGGTGGTGGTGGAGTAA
- a CDS encoding methylmalonyl-CoA mutase has product MADETRKKIQGEESRWLEQTWGKAVKKFPERQPKFETSSGVELPPVVTPAGAPPEERYLERIGFPGEYPFTRGVQPTMYRGRHWTMRQYAGFASATESNRRYKYLLQSGTTGLSVAFDLPTQMGRDADHPRARGEVGRVGVSISSIEDMAVLMADLPMEDLTTSMTINATSSILLAFYAVHAQERGFDIRKLGGTIQNDLLKEYIARGTYIYPPAPSLRIITDLFAFTSREMPRWNPISISGYHIREAGSTAAQEIAFTLADGITYVQAALDAGLDVDAFAGRLSFFFNVHNDFLEEIAKFRAARRLWARIMKERFKAKDPRSCMLRFHSQTAGSTLTAQQPENNVVRVALQALASVLGGTQSLHTNSKDEALALPSESSAKLALRTQQIIANESGVADVIDPLGGSWHIERLTDELEEKALAYIQKIDDMGGMVNAISEGYPQREIQDAAFRYQTEIERGERVIVGVNEFVEEKEVAPADLLKIDPAIEAQQKERLAELRKRRDADQAARALDAVRAGAGGTENLIPLIFEAVRARCTLGEISDAMREVFGEHREEVVL; this is encoded by the coding sequence GTGGCGGACGAGACGCGGAAGAAGATCCAGGGCGAGGAGTCGCGCTGGCTGGAGCAGACCTGGGGCAAGGCGGTCAAGAAGTTCCCCGAGCGCCAGCCGAAGTTCGAGACCTCCAGCGGCGTGGAGCTGCCGCCGGTGGTGACCCCCGCCGGCGCGCCGCCGGAGGAGCGCTACCTCGAGCGGATCGGCTTCCCCGGCGAATATCCCTTCACCCGCGGCGTGCAGCCCACGATGTACCGCGGCCGACACTGGACGATGCGGCAGTACGCCGGCTTCGCCTCGGCCACCGAGTCGAACCGCCGCTACAAATACCTGCTCCAGTCCGGCACCACCGGTCTCTCGGTGGCCTTCGATCTGCCCACGCAGATGGGCCGCGACGCCGACCACCCGCGGGCCCGCGGCGAGGTCGGCCGCGTCGGCGTCTCCATCTCGTCGATCGAGGACATGGCGGTGCTGATGGCGGATCTGCCCATGGAGGACCTCACCACCTCCATGACGATCAACGCCACCTCTTCGATCCTCCTCGCCTTCTACGCGGTCCACGCGCAGGAGCGCGGCTTCGACATCCGCAAGCTCGGCGGCACGATCCAGAACGATCTGCTCAAGGAGTACATCGCCCGCGGCACGTACATCTACCCGCCGGCGCCCTCCCTGCGGATCATCACCGATCTCTTCGCGTTCACCTCGCGGGAGATGCCGCGGTGGAACCCGATCTCGATCAGCGGCTACCACATCCGCGAGGCCGGCAGCACCGCGGCGCAGGAGATCGCCTTCACCCTGGCCGACGGCATCACCTACGTGCAGGCGGCGCTCGACGCCGGCCTCGACGTGGACGCCTTCGCCGGGCGGCTCTCCTTCTTCTTCAACGTGCACAACGACTTCCTCGAGGAGATCGCGAAGTTCCGGGCGGCGAGGCGGCTCTGGGCGCGGATCATGAAGGAGCGCTTCAAGGCGAAGGACCCGCGCTCGTGCATGCTGCGCTTCCACTCGCAGACCGCCGGCTCGACCCTCACCGCGCAGCAGCCCGAGAACAACGTGGTCCGCGTGGCGCTGCAGGCGCTCGCCTCCGTGCTCGGCGGCACCCAGTCGCTCCACACCAACTCGAAGGACGAGGCCCTCGCGCTCCCCTCCGAGTCCTCGGCGAAGCTGGCGCTGCGCACCCAGCAGATCATCGCCAACGAGAGCGGCGTCGCCGACGTCATCGATCCCCTCGGCGGTTCCTGGCACATCGAGCGCCTCACCGACGAGCTGGAGGAGAAGGCCCTCGCCTACATCCAGAAGATCGACGACATGGGCGGGATGGTGAACGCCATCTCCGAGGGCTACCCGCAGCGCGAGATCCAGGATGCGGCCTTCCGCTACCAGACCGAGATCGAGCGGGGCGAGCGGGTCATCGTCGGCGTCAACGAATTCGTCGAGGAGAAGGAGGTCGCCCCGGCGGACCTCCTCAAGATCGATCCCGCCATCGAGGCGCAGCAGAAGGAGCGCCTCGCCGAGCTCCGCAAGCGCCGTGACGCAGACCAGGCGGCGCGGGCCCTCGACGCGGTTCGGGCTGGGGCCGGCGGCACGGAGAACCTGATCCCCCTCATCTTCGAGGCGGTCCGGGCCCGCTGCACGCTGGGCGAGATCAGCGACGCGATGCGCGAGGTCTTCGGCGAGCACCGCGAAGAGGTCGTTCTCTAA
- a CDS encoding J domain-containing protein, with amino-acid sequence MAEGVVSQRNWARSEEEMAAAPLPELTVAGPVVAGTPLRLYYLLAAKSVSGRLVIEEADGLRHELFCKRGVPEQARTTLPALGLLPWLAGRGILDAAAAARAEAALPQAGGDPVGALIMQGLIPPADLFGHLGGHGQAVLQRLLHCEHGRFTWDPEAAVPAGTFPLGEKWALLCAAGRSLGDDAVARRLGDRIDCPVMRAGDGLVPIERLGLTAHEARALSRFDGTRSLAQLAFEQQGEAAVIYRTGLFLAEIGFASFARAVLPRPTGAPLPGGGRAEAPAPPPPKQQRAAPPKQHAHVQQGAARSFASPPGRYPTDEPGLRAFLGELEGKNHFEVLGLPRAATPNLIKQAFFQRARAFHPDLAGAGGPEVRQLREAITARLNEAWSCLSDDARRHAYLGELEAGGAGKAIDVANLLVAEQLFHQATVMVKARRFAEALAELDRAVALNPDEGEFYAWRGYARFSASLDKRLARDEAMAEIEHALALNGRCAPAFLFAARIATVLGDADDAIKYYRRCLAVDETNLEAQRELRLLESRISK; translated from the coding sequence ATGGCCGAAGGGGTGGTTTCGCAGCGGAATTGGGCGCGGTCCGAGGAGGAGATGGCGGCAGCGCCGCTCCCCGAGCTGACCGTTGCCGGGCCGGTGGTGGCGGGCACGCCGCTGCGGCTCTACTACCTGCTCGCAGCGAAGAGTGTCTCCGGCCGCCTCGTCATCGAGGAGGCCGACGGCCTCCGCCACGAGCTCTTCTGCAAGCGCGGCGTCCCCGAGCAGGCCCGGACCACCCTCCCGGCCCTGGGCCTGCTGCCCTGGCTCGCCGGCAGGGGGATCCTCGACGCTGCAGCAGCGGCCAGGGCCGAGGCGGCGCTTCCCCAGGCTGGTGGCGATCCGGTCGGCGCGCTCATCATGCAGGGGCTCATCCCGCCAGCGGATCTCTTCGGGCATCTCGGCGGCCACGGGCAGGCGGTGCTGCAGCGGCTGCTCCATTGCGAGCACGGCCGCTTCACCTGGGATCCGGAGGCGGCGGTGCCGGCGGGCACCTTCCCCCTCGGCGAGAAGTGGGCGCTCCTCTGCGCCGCGGGGCGGAGCCTCGGCGACGACGCGGTCGCCAGGCGGCTCGGCGATCGGATCGACTGCCCCGTGATGCGCGCGGGTGATGGCCTGGTGCCGATCGAGCGCCTCGGGCTCACCGCCCACGAGGCCCGGGCGCTCTCGCGCTTCGATGGAACCCGCTCGCTGGCGCAGCTCGCCTTCGAGCAGCAGGGCGAGGCCGCGGTGATCTACCGCACCGGCCTCTTCCTCGCGGAGATCGGCTTCGCCTCCTTCGCCCGGGCGGTCTTGCCCCGGCCCACCGGCGCCCCGCTTCCCGGCGGCGGCAGGGCCGAAGCCCCGGCCCCGCCGCCGCCGAAGCAGCAGCGGGCGGCGCCGCCGAAGCAGCACGCCCACGTGCAGCAGGGCGCAGCGCGCAGCTTCGCCAGCCCGCCGGGCCGCTACCCCACCGACGAGCCGGGGCTGCGCGCCTTCCTCGGCGAGCTCGAGGGGAAGAACCATTTCGAGGTGCTCGGGCTCCCGCGGGCAGCGACGCCCAACCTGATCAAGCAGGCCTTCTTCCAGCGGGCGCGCGCCTTCCACCCGGACCTCGCGGGCGCCGGCGGCCCCGAAGTGCGGCAGCTCCGCGAGGCGATCACCGCCCGACTCAACGAGGCCTGGTCCTGCCTCTCCGACGACGCGCGCCGGCATGCCTACCTGGGAGAGCTGGAGGCGGGTGGGGCAGGCAAGGCGATCGACGTCGCGAACCTCCTCGTCGCCGAGCAGCTCTTCCACCAGGCCACGGTGATGGTGAAGGCGCGGCGCTTCGCCGAGGCGCTGGCCGAGCTCGACCGCGCGGTGGCGCTCAATCCGGACGAGGGCGAGTTCTACGCCTGGCGGGGCTACGCCCGCTTCTCCGCCTCGCTGGACAAGCGGCTCGCCCGTGACGAGGCGATGGCCGAGATCGAGCATGCGCTCGCCCTGAACGGCCGCTGCGCCCCGGCCTTCCTCTTCGCCGCGCGGATCGCCACCGTTCTCGGTGACGCCGACGACGCGATCAAGTACTACAGGCGCTGTCTCGCAGTCGACGAGACGAACCTGGAGGCCCAGCGGGAGCTGCGCCTGCTCGAATCGAGGATTTCGAAGTGA
- the yhbY gene encoding ribosome assembly RNA-binding protein YhbY, with protein MSELAGKDRRALRALGHHLKPVVQIGQQGVTIGIIDAALDALDDHELIKVKVLEGAPVDRKEAAAKLAEETGAQLAQVLGRTFLLYKPNPKEPKIRIGEPPTAALHGHIGGEGDRPAARKPRRAISQGAGDEKPAGRKAPARKAPAKKAPARKAPARKSGGETAVVQPRRSGTGAALPPRRHGR; from the coding sequence GTGAGCGAACTTGCCGGAAAGGACCGCCGGGCCCTGCGCGCCCTCGGTCACCACCTCAAGCCGGTGGTGCAGATCGGCCAGCAGGGGGTCACCATCGGGATCATCGACGCGGCGCTCGACGCCCTCGATGACCACGAGCTGATCAAGGTCAAGGTCCTCGAGGGAGCGCCCGTCGACCGCAAGGAGGCTGCGGCGAAGCTCGCCGAGGAGACCGGCGCGCAGCTCGCGCAGGTGCTCGGCCGCACCTTCCTCCTCTACAAGCCGAACCCGAAGGAGCCGAAGATCCGCATCGGCGAGCCGCCGACTGCAGCGCTCCACGGTCACATCGGCGGCGAGGGCGACAGGCCCGCTGCCCGCAAGCCCAGGCGCGCGATCAGCCAGGGCGCCGGCGACGAGAAGCCCGCTGGCCGCAAGGCGCCTGCCCGGAAGGCCCCGGCGAAGAAGGCCCCCGCGCGGAAGGCGCCTGCTCGCAAGTCGGGCGGCGAGACCGCCGTGGTCCAGCCCCGCCGCAGCGGCACCGGCGCTGCGCTGCCGCCGCGTCGCCACGGTCGCTGA
- a CDS encoding LEA type 2 family protein has protein sequence MALANRFAHVLAAALLVTACSSAPEVPDRPPVQQAEVSRVEIRDQSFTGFTAVSHVQIDTQQAVQATQARYELVVDGEPAGSGTLPLSQAIPAGGGMVEVPVTASYGKGEKLAQVLESQQPLAIVMKGAVETSDGTWWEFQRAARVRAPRVPEVKVWHVEAGAFPDENRVGLVFFVRVENRNPFDIQIEQMTYDLSINGKRMIEEGTAGRKEKVPAASVAQLEIPLDLSEQNFPDVKNAIRRGGGLDYTLDGIVRLAIGRIPVELSGPIELGKGAPDGT, from the coding sequence ATGGCCCTCGCCAACCGTTTTGCCCACGTCCTCGCCGCGGCGCTCCTCGTCACTGCCTGCAGCAGCGCGCCGGAGGTCCCGGATCGGCCGCCGGTGCAGCAGGCGGAGGTGAGCCGGGTCGAGATCCGCGACCAGAGCTTCACCGGGTTCACCGCGGTCTCCCACGTGCAGATCGACACGCAGCAGGCCGTGCAGGCGACGCAGGCCCGCTACGAGCTCGTCGTCGACGGCGAGCCCGCGGGCTCCGGCACCCTGCCCCTCTCCCAGGCCATCCCCGCCGGCGGCGGCATGGTCGAGGTGCCGGTCACCGCCTCCTACGGCAAGGGCGAGAAGCTGGCGCAGGTGCTGGAGAGCCAGCAGCCGCTGGCGATCGTGATGAAGGGGGCGGTGGAGACCAGCGACGGGACCTGGTGGGAGTTCCAGCGGGCGGCCCGGGTCCGGGCGCCCCGGGTGCCAGAGGTGAAGGTCTGGCACGTGGAGGCAGGTGCCTTCCCCGACGAGAACCGGGTGGGCCTCGTCTTCTTCGTTCGCGTGGAGAACCGCAACCCCTTCGACATCCAGATCGAGCAGATGACCTACGATCTCTCGATCAACGGGAAGCGGATGATCGAGGAGGGCACCGCCGGCAGGAAGGAGAAGGTCCCCGCAGCGTCGGTGGCGCAGCTGGAGATCCCGCTCGACCTGAGCGAGCAGAACTTCCCCGACGTGAAGAACGCGATCCGGCGCGGCGGCGGCCTCGATTACACGCTCGACGGGATCGTGCGCCTCGCGATCGGCCGGATCCCCGTGGAGCTGTCCGGGCCCATCGAGTTGGGCAAGGGCGCGCCGGACGGTACTTGA
- a CDS encoding FumA C-terminus/TtdB family hydratase beta subunit: MPKKIELPISESAIRELRIGDEVEISGEMVLGRDAAHKHLVKTFDTAFEKLARDRFLYHCGPVVQKQADGTYRFVAAGPTTSIREEPYEAHVIEQYGVRGVIGKGGMGPRTLTALQKHGCVYIHAIGGLAVVLAQKVVQVKGVHMLDELGVPEAMWSIEVKDFPSVITMDSHGDSLHEVMFRDSRAAAEALMQQGVRGAPSKALKVV, encoded by the coding sequence ATGCCCAAGAAGATCGAGCTCCCCATCAGCGAGTCGGCGATCCGCGAGCTCCGCATCGGCGACGAGGTGGAGATCAGCGGCGAGATGGTGCTCGGGCGGGACGCAGCCCACAAGCACCTGGTGAAGACCTTCGACACGGCCTTCGAGAAGCTCGCCCGCGACCGCTTCCTCTACCACTGCGGCCCCGTGGTCCAGAAGCAGGCCGACGGCACCTACCGATTCGTCGCCGCGGGCCCGACCACCTCGATCCGCGAGGAGCCTTACGAGGCGCACGTGATCGAGCAGTACGGCGTGCGCGGCGTGATCGGCAAGGGCGGCATGGGCCCCCGGACGCTGACCGCGCTGCAGAAGCACGGCTGCGTCTACATCCACGCCATCGGCGGCCTCGCCGTGGTGCTCGCCCAGAAGGTGGTGCAGGTCAAGGGTGTGCACATGCTCGACGAGCTCGGCGTGCCCGAGGCGATGTGGTCGATCGAGGTGAAGGATTTCCCCTCGGTGATCACCATGGACAGCCACGGCGACTCGCTCCACGAGGTGATGTTCCGCGACTCGCGCGCCGCCGCCGAGGCGCTGATGCAGCAGGGCGTGCGCGGCGCACCGAGCAAGGCGCTCAAGGTCGTCTGA
- a CDS encoding fumarate hydratase → MASLRPLILELIRNTSSGLPEDVLDSLAIARDKEDEGSRAWSTFELMIQNVEEARKASAPICQDTGTLIFYVDYGPDHTAHQLEKDIVAAVRDATKKSYLRPNAVDSITGENSGDNVGNGSPYIHFHARKEKGARVRLMMKGGGCENMGAQYSLPDESIGAGRDLDGIRRCIIDAVQKAQGYGCAPGTVGVGVGGDRVTSAMESKEQLFRALRDTNPNPTLAALEEELTESLQGLNIGPMGFGGKTTVLGVKIGARHRVPASFFVSIAYMCWAYRKGELQVKGNKALLEGRQLPTAVPARKVAASAAAPRKSAASAGKKTAAGKAVKAPAKRAPVAKKAAGKAPAGKAAKGIVKTATAAKAKAPAKKAPAAKAVAKKAPAGRTAKTTARKATASRTVKASRQAPVARGTKQKGPAIEIPSRRARRNKLPVL, encoded by the coding sequence ATGGCCTCCCTCCGTCCCCTGATTCTCGAGCTGATCCGCAACACCTCCTCGGGCCTGCCCGAAGACGTCCTCGACTCGCTGGCGATCGCCCGCGACAAGGAAGACGAGGGCTCCCGCGCCTGGTCGACCTTCGAGCTGATGATCCAGAACGTGGAGGAGGCGCGGAAGGCGAGCGCCCCCATCTGCCAGGACACCGGCACGCTGATCTTCTACGTGGACTACGGTCCCGACCACACCGCGCACCAGCTGGAGAAGGACATCGTCGCCGCCGTCCGCGACGCGACGAAGAAGAGCTATCTCCGGCCCAACGCCGTCGACTCGATCACCGGGGAGAACTCCGGCGACAACGTCGGCAACGGCTCGCCCTACATCCACTTCCACGCCCGCAAGGAGAAGGGCGCGCGCGTGCGCCTGATGATGAAGGGCGGCGGCTGCGAGAACATGGGCGCGCAGTACTCGCTCCCCGACGAGAGCATCGGCGCAGGGCGCGATCTCGACGGGATCCGCCGCTGCATCATCGACGCGGTGCAGAAGGCGCAGGGCTACGGCTGCGCCCCGGGCACCGTCGGCGTGGGCGTCGGCGGCGACCGGGTCACCTCGGCGATGGAGTCGAAGGAGCAGCTCTTCCGGGCGCTGCGCGACACCAACCCGAACCCGACGCTGGCTGCGCTCGAGGAGGAGCTCACCGAGTCGCTGCAGGGCCTCAACATCGGCCCGATGGGCTTCGGCGGGAAGACCACCGTCCTCGGGGTGAAGATCGGCGCGCGGCACCGGGTGCCGGCGAGCTTCTTCGTCTCGATCGCCTACATGTGCTGGGCCTACCGCAAGGGCGAGCTGCAGGTGAAGGGGAACAAGGCGCTCCTCGAGGGCCGGCAGCTGCCGACGGCGGTGCCGGCTCGCAAGGTGGCGGCTTCCGCTGCGGCGCCGCGCAAGAGCGCCGCCTCCGCCGGCAAGAAGACGGCTGCAGGCAAGGCCGTGAAGGCGCCCGCGAAGAGGGCGCCCGTCGCGAAGAAGGCAGCGGGCAAGGCGCCTGCCGGCAAGGCGGCGAAGGGCATTGTGAAGACGGCCACCGCCGCGAAGGCGAAGGCCCCGGCGAAGAAGGCCCCCGCAGCGAAGGCGGTCGCGAAGAAGGCCCCCGCAGGCAGGACCGCGAAGACCACTGCCCGCAAGGCCACCGCCTCCCGGACCGTCAAGGCGTCCAGGCAGGCCCCCGTCGCCCGCGGCACCAAGCAGAAGGGGCCGGCGATCGAGATCCCTTCGCGCCGCGCCAGGCGGAACAAGCTCCCCGTTCTCTGA